The following is a genomic window from Lysinibacillus sp. G4S2.
AAACCAGTTCTAGTGCTTAGAGACACAACAGAGCGTCCAGAAGGTATTGCAGCAGGGACATTAAAGCTAGCAGGTACGGAAGAAGAAACAATCTATTCGCTAGCGAAACAATTAATAGAAGATACAAATGCCTATGAAGCAATGGCAAAAGCATCAAATCCATATGGAGATGGACATGCTTCTGAGCGTATCGTAGAGGCTCTTCTAAGATTTTTACAAAAAGACAAGTAATGTACTATTTTTAGAACTAAAAAAATGAGTCTAATGTACCTATTGTGATAGGGGGGCTAATTTACGAGCGAAAACGCGTCGTAAATTAGCTTTTTTTTGCATGAGTGCGAAATCTAGTTTTGAAACTATGAAATTTCATACACAAATTTGTCAACAATTTGACAAGAATATAGAGGCTGTGAAGTTTTTCTCCTTTACTAATTGACTTCAAATATCTCCTATTGTATGCTTACAAAGGGTAAGAATGATAAGGGTTTCTGTTCGTTAATAGACGTTGAAACGCTTGTTATATCAAGTTTCTACTAAATTGACAGTTCAAACTAAAGCTGTCGGTTTGCAACGTTTTGTGCGTTTCGGGGTGTAAGACATTTTTTTGAATTTACACCTGTAATTTCAAAAGGCCTCTCCCGTTACTATTCCGCTGTGAGTAGTGTTTTTCACTGCTCTTTTCTGATTTCACATAGTGGTCAGCAAACACTTTCTTTACTCGAAAAAATGATTCAGGAGATTATAAACCAATGCTAGATTTGCATCACATTTTTGCTGTGCAGAAGAGAGCGTTATTTTTTTTGCTCGCACTCTGTGCATTAGGCTGGGGATTTACACCCTATCAGACGGTTTTTGCAGGCATCGCAATTGGTGCATTCTTTGGTACATATAATTTTTGGATTTTAGTTCGCCGTATGGAGAAGTTTGATCGATCCATTAGTGAAGGGAAGAAGATAGGCTCACTTGGTACAATGCTTCGTTTTGGATCAGGTGTGGCGGCAGTCGCTCTTGCAATTTCGTTGCCAAACTATTTTCACTTAATTAGCACGGTCATAGGGCTAATGATTCCGTACGTTTTTCTCTTTGTCGAGAGAATTGTATCACATGTAAGGAACCGCTAATGTGCTTTAAATTAGAAAGAGAGGTGAAAAATAACAATGAATCATGAAGCTCCATTAAAAACGGTTGACTTTGGTCTGTTTTCACTAACATTCAACCTTTCAACTGTTATGATGTTACTAGTTGCGGCTTTAATCGTTTTCTTAATCGCGGTTATCTCAACTAGAAGCCTAAAGTTAAAACCTACTGGTATGCAAAACTTTATGGAATGGATTATGGATTTCGTAAAGAACATCATCAAAAGCAACATGGACTGGAAAACTGGTGGGCGATTCCATATTTTAGGTATCACACTTATTATGTTTATCGCAGTATCTAACTTATTAGGTCTTCCATTCTCAATCATCTATGATGGCACACTATGGTGGAAATCCCCTACAGCTGATCCAACTGTTACTATGACGCTTGCAGCAATGATTTTAGTTTTAACTCATTACTACGGTATTAAAATGAGAGGTACAGGTAATTATGTTGGTACATTCTTCAAGCCAATGTCATTCATGTTCCCATTAAAATTAGTAGAAGAGTTCGCAAACACTTTAACATTAGGTCTTCGTCTTTACGGTAACATTTATGCGGGTGAGATTTTACTAGGCTTACTTGCAGGTTTAGCATCAACAGGTGCTATGGGATTCATCGGAGCAATTGTTCCTACGATAGCATGGCAAGGTTTCTCTATTTTCATCGGCTTTATCCAAGCCTTTATCTTCACAATGTTAACAATGGTTTACATGGCTCATAAAGTGAGCGATGACCATTAATATAAAGCATATATTTTATGCTTGAACCAAAAAAACAAACAATTCCAAGGAGGAAATTTTCAAATGACAGGTTCATTAGGTTTATTAGCAGCAGCAATCGCAATCGGTTTAGGTGCACTTGGTGCAGGTATCGGTAACGGTCTTATCGTATCAAAAACAGTAGAAGGTATCGCTCGTCAACCAGAAGCTCGTGGCGTTCTTCAAACTACAATGTTCATCGGGGTTGCATTAGTTGAAGCCCTACCGATCATCGCAGTAGTAGTAGCATTCATCGTAATGAACAAATAATTCAGTTGTACACTGAATTTTACTAGTGGCGAAGCAGGATTCTCAGATGAAACTTCGCCATTCATTTTGGAACTGATAAAAGCTATGTGTAAATATAGCTTTTTAAAATAGGTAGTTTTTCAAGTAATTATAATTATGTTGAAGTCAAAGCTCTTGAAGGGAGTGAAACAATCGTGTTTTTAGATTATCTTGTACTAGGTTCAAGCACTGGTGGAGGTTTCAATAGTGGTGATATCGTATCAACATTAGTGATTTTCTTAGTGCTAATGCTATTACTTAAAAAGTTCGCTTGGGGTCCACTTATGGGCATCATGCAACAACGTGAAGAATTAGTAGCTAGTGAAATCGAAGCTGCTGAAAAAGCTCGCAAAGATTCGCATCAATTCTTAGAAGAACAAAAGAGCCTTCTTAAAGAAGCTCGTACGGAAGCACAATCGATTGTTGAAAGCGCTAAGAAGCAAGGCGAAGTGCAAAAAGAAGAAATTCTTACTGTAGCTCGCAATGAAGCAAACCGCTTAAAAGAATCGGCTTTACGTGAAATTGAGTCTGAAAAAGAAAAAGCTATTGCAGCTGTACGTGATGAAGTCGTTTCATTATCTGTACTTGCAGCATCTAAAGTCCTTAGCAAAGAGATTTCTGAGGCAGACAACCGTGCTCTAATTGAAGAGACGATTGCGAAGGCAGGGGAAGCTCGATGAGTAATTCAACTGTAGCAAAACGTTACGCTCAAGCGCTTTTTGAATTAGCGCAACAAAAAAACATTCTTGCTGAAGTTGGAGCAGATTTAAACGAACTAACAAATGTTGTCAAAGAATCTCCAGATTTTTTTACACTTTTAAATGCTCCTAAGTTCTCTATCGAACGCAAGAAACAAATGATAGCTGAAATCTTCGCTGGTGCAACTCCAGAAGTTTTACACACAGTTCAACTACTTGTTGAGAAAAAACGTGTAAACGAAGTGAAGCTAATCGCAACAGCATATGCTGAACTTGCTGCACAAGCACAAGGTATTGCAGATGCTACTGTATTTTCAACTCGTGCACTTTCTGCTGAAGAGAACGCTAATATTTCGGCAGCGTTTGCAAAACTTGTTGGGAAACAATCATTAAACATTACAAACGAAATCGATCCATCTTTACTTGGTGGGGTTCGTGTTCAAATCGGTAACCATATTTATGATAGCTCAGTAGCGAACAAGCTTGAGCGTCTAAAACGTGAATTAATCGGTTAATAATTTAGAAATGTGAGAGGTGACATACATGGGCATCAAGGCTGAAGAAATCAGCAGTCTGATTAAACAACAGATTGAGAATTATGAATCTGAACTTAAAGTAAGCGAAGTTGGTACAGTTATCCGTATTGGTGACGGTATCGCTCTTGCTCATGGCCTCGACAACGCCATGGCTGGAGAACTTTTAGAGTTCTCTAACGGTGTTATGGGTATGGCTCAAAACCTAGAAGAAGGTAACGTTGGTATCGTAATCTTAGGTCCATACACAGACATCAAAGAAGGCGATGAAGTTCGTCGTACAGGTCGTATCATGGAAGTACCAGTTGGTGAAGAACTAATTGGTCGTGTTGTAAACCCACTTGGTCAACCAGTGGATGGACAAGGTCCTATCAACACAACAAAATCTCGTCCAATCGAAAGTCCAGCTTTCGGTGTAATGGCTCGTAAATCAGTACACGAACCACTACAAACTGGTATCAAAGCGATCGACGCTCTAGTACCAATCGGTCGTGGTCAACGTGAGTTAATCATCGGTGACCGTCAAACTGGTAAAACATCAGTAGCGATCGATGCAATTCTTAACCAAAATGACCAAAACATGATTTGTATCTACGTTGCAATCGGTCAAAAAGAATCTACTGTACGTGGTGTAGTAGAAACTCTTCGTAAAAATGGCGCTTTAGATTACACAATCGTTGTGACAGCTTCTGCTTCTCAACCAGCTCCATTATTATTCTTAGCACCACTTGCTGGTGTATCTATGGCAGAAGAATTCATGTTACAAGGTAAACACGTTTTAATCGTGTATGATGATCTTTCTAAACAAGCATCAGCTTACCGTGAACTTTCACTTCTTCTACGCCGTCCTCCAGGTCGTGAAGCTTACCCTGGTGACGTTTTCTACTTACACAGCCGCTTACTTGAACGTGCTGCGAAGTTAAATGAAACATATCAAAATGGTTCTATTACAGCTCTTCCATTCGTTGAGACACAAGCTGGGGATATCTCTGCATACATCCCAACTAACGTAATCTCAATTACTGATGGACAAATTTTCTTACAATCTGACTTATTCAACTCAGGTGTACGTCCAGCGATTAACGCCGGTCTTTCTGTATCACGTGTAGGTGGATCTGCTCAAATTAAAGCGATGAAAAAAGTTGCGGGTACACTACGTCTTGACTTAGCTGCATTCCGTGAGCTTGAATCATTTGCTCAATTCGGTTCTGATTTAGATAAAATCACACTTGGTAAACTTGAGCGTGGTAAACGTACGGTTGAAGTTCTTAAACAAGACCTAAACAAACCACTTAAAGTTGAAAAGCAAGTTGCTATCCTTTATGCATTAACTAAAGGTCACTTAGATGATATTCCAGTACAAGATATCGTTCGCTTTGAAGGTGAATTCTTAAGCTGGTTAGATACAAACCACACAAACGTTTTAGATCACGTTCGTACTACAAAAGAGCTTGCTCCTGATGCGGATTATGTTGAAGCAATCAATGCATTCAAAAAAACTTTCGCTAAATCAGAATAAGTTCGAGATAGTCACTTGATTAAAAAACAAAAGGTGGTGAAATACCAGTGGTAAACTTACGCGAAATTAAAGGTCGTATTACTTCAACAAAGAGTACGAAACAAATTACGAAAGCGATGCAGATGGTTTCTTCTTCAAAGTTACGTCGTGCAGAGCAAAACGCTAAAGCGTACGTTCCTTACATGGAAAAAATCCAGGACGTAGTAGGCGCAATCGCTTCAGGAACAAAAGACAGTGGACATCCAATGTTAACTGCTCGTCCTGTTAAGAAAACAGCTTACTTAGTCATTGGTTCTGACCGTGGTCTTGCAGGTGCTTACAACTCAAGTATCCTACGTCAAGTACAACGTACAATTGACGAGCGTCATAAATCAAAAGACGAATACGTTATTTTAGCGGTAGGTCGTGTTGTTCGTGATTACTTTGTGAAACGTGATCATAATGTCATCAGCAGTGTGGTTGCTCTTCCTGACCAACCATCATTCGCTGATATTAAAGAAATCGCTCGTAATGCTGTTGGTATGTTCATTGACGGTACGTATGATGAACTTTATATGTACTACAATCACTTTGTCAGCGCAATTGCTAACGAAGTGACAGAGAAAAAACTTCTTCCATTAACGGATCTTGCACCTGCTAGCAGTAATGCTTCTTACGAATTTGAGCCATCTGGTGAAGCAATTCTAGAAGTATTACTTCCACAATACGCGGAAAGCTTAGTTTACGGGGCATTATTAGATGGGAAAGCAAGTGAACATGCTTCTCGTATGACTGCTATGAAAAATGCAACTGATAATGCATCTGATCTTATTTCAGACCTTTCATTGCAATATAACCGTGCACGTCAAGCAGCAATTACACAAGAAATTACAGAAATCGTTGGTGGAGCTGCAGCCTTAGAATAGGCCAGCTTCCCAATGTCGTATAAGAATACGATAGGAGGGTACACAGTAATGAATAAAGGACATGTTATTCAAGTAATGGGTCCAGTTGTTGACGTAAAATTCAGCAATGGCCAATTACCAGCAATCTATAACTCACTAACAGTTAAGATTGAACGTCCTAATGAAGAACCAACAATTCTTGCATTAGAAGTTGCTCTTCATTTAGGTGATGATTCTGTTCGTACAATTGCAATGTCATCTACGGATGGCTTACAACGTGGAGCAGAAGTAACAGACTCAGGAAAAGCTATCTCAGTACCAGTTGGTGAAGTTACTTTAGGGCGTGTATTCAACGTACTAGGAGAAGTAATCGACTTAGGTGAAGAGATTCCAGCTGACGTTCGTCGTGATTCGATTCACCGCGAAGCACCAGCTTTCGATGAACTTTCAACTACAGTTGAAATTCTTGAAACAGGTATCAAAGTAGTAGACTTATTAGCACCATATATCAAAGGTGGTAAAATCGGTCTATTCGGTGGTGCCGGTGTAGGTAAAACAGTATTAATCCAAGAATTAATCAACAACATCGCACAAGAGCACTCAGGTATCTCTGTATTCGCTGGTGTAGGTGAGCGTACTCGTGAAGGGAACGACTTATTCTTCGAGATGAGCGATTCAGGCGTTATCAAGCAAACAGCGATGGTATTCGGTCAAATGAACGAGCCACCAGGTGCGCGTATGCGTGTAGCTTTAACTGGTCTTACAATGGCAGAATACTTCCGTGATGAGCAAGGTGCTGACGTACTTTTATTCATCGACAATATCTTCCGTTTCACACAAGCAGGTTCTGAGGTTTCTGCCCTATTAGGTCGTATGCCTTCTGCGGTAGGTTACCAACCAACACTTGCAACTGAAATGGGTAAATTACAAGAGCGTATCACATCTACTAACAAAGGTTCTGTAACTTCTATTCAAGCGATCTATGTACCAGCCGATGACTATACTGACCCGGCTCCGGCTACAACTTTCGCCCACTTAGATGCAACTACTAACCTTGAACGTAAATTATCAGAAATGGGTATCTACCCTGCGGTTGACCCATTAGCTTCGACTTCTCGTGCTTTATCACCAGAAATCGTAGGCGCTGAGCACTACGCAATTGCTACTGGTGTACAACGTACAATCCAACGTTACCGTGAACTACAAGATATCATTGCTATCTTAGGTATGGATGAGTTATCTGATGAAGATAAACAAACAGTAGAACGTGCTCGTCGTATTCAATTCTTCTTATCTCAAAACTTCCACGTTGCGGAACAATTTACTGGTCAAAAAGGTTCTTATGTACCTGTTAAAGAAACTGTTCGCTCATTCAAGGAAATCCTTGATGGCAAATGGGATCACCTACCAGAAGATGCTTTCCGTCTAGTTGGTTCTATTGATGAGGTAGTTGAAAAAGCGAAAAGCATGGGCGTAGAGGTTTAATACTAGGGACGAGGAGGAAAAAATATGAAGACAGTTCTAGTCAATATTGTCACTCCCGACGGCCCAGTATACGATTCTGAAGTATCAATGGTAATCGCTAAAACAACTTCAGGAGAAATCGGTGTTCTTGCAGGCCATATTCCTATGGTCGCTCCACTTGCAATTGGTGCAGTGAAGCTTAAAAAAGAAAACGGTTCTACTGAAATGGTTGCTTTAAGCGGTGGTTTCATTGAAGTTCGTCCTGATAAGATTTCAATTTTAGCTCCTTCTGCTGAAATTGCTGATAACATCGATGTTAAACGTGCTAAAGAAGCCGTTAAACGTGCTGAAGGACGAATTCAAAGTAAACAAGACAACATTGATTTCAAACGTGCTGACCTAGCATTAAAACGTGCGTTGAATCGTATCAACGTTCATGAGGGTAATATCTAATTCAAATTTTAACGGGCAGATTCAATATCTGTCCGTTTTTTAACTTTATCCCAAATGCAACCAATCGCGAGTGTTGCTAGAGGAATAAATATGGAGGAAACAACATGGAAATATATGAGGCAATAGGACAAGAATCTTTAATAGGCATTTTATCGCATATATTTTTTATCGCTATTGCTTTTTACGCGCTACAATCTTTGATGCTAGAAAAGCTTTTCAAGAAGAATAAAGTATTTCAAATTCAATTAATTTATATTTTATTAAGCATTACGATAGGATCAGCTGTTTCAAATTTCTTTCTCCAAATTTCAAACTGGTCAGGGAAACTTCCGTATTTATTTTAATAGCTCCTTATGACTATCTTTTTTGTTAGTAATTGAAAACTACATATTTCACAGGACTTTATAACATAATTATGTGGTCCTTTGAAATATGTAAAAATAAGCTTAACTACCTCATAGGTGCTAAGATCAATGCGGGTTTAAGTTATTTCTCAGTGGATGTCCAAACATTCGCTGAAAGAAGTCTTATTAGATTTTGTTTTTTGTTCATAAATTTTTGGGTATGTATTAGAAATTAACGCTTTTCTTCCATGTTATTGGTCATTCACAAAAAAAAAAATCATGCGTACAATAAATTAATAGCAAAATATCAATAAATGTCTTAAAATAGTGATTTGGATACTTGAACGAGCGTAAAAAAAGTTGTACTATAGAGTTGTTTGTTTACTGATTATGACATTATACTTCTTGTTAAAATAAAAATTTGATAGGTTAATAGATTGAATTCGGAGGGACATAAGGTGGAAAAAATAATAGTGACTGGCGGCAAAAAGCTACAAGGAAAAGTACGTGTAGAGGGCGCAAAGAATGCAGTGTTACCAATCCTGGCGGCGGCTTTACTTGCTTCTAAAGGAGAAAATGTAATTAAAGAAGTCCCTAACTTAGCAGATGTCTTCACAATAAACGAAGTACTTAAAAGTCTAAATGCGGCAGTTACATATATACCTGAGGACAATACAGTATATATAGATACAACAAAAGAACTTTCTAGTGAAGCTCAGTTTGAATTTGTCAGTAAAATGCGTGCATCGATTTTAGTGATGGGTTCTTTACTTGCTCGAAATGGCTATGCTCGTGTTGCTTTACCAGGGGGCTGTGCAATCGGCTCTCGTCCAATTGAGTTACATTTAAAGGGCTTTGAGGCTATGGGAGCAAAAATCTCTTTTGGTCATGGATATGTAGAAGCGAAGGCTGATGGAGGTTTAAAAGGTGCCAATGTGTATCTGGACTTCCCAAGCGTTGGGGCAACAGAAAATATTATGACGGCTGCAGCTTTAGCAAAAGGAACAACTGTCATTGAAAATGCTGCAAAAGAGCCTGAAATTGTAGATCTTGCAAACTTTATTAATGGTATGGGTGGTCGTATTTTCGGTGCAGGTACGAATACAATTCGTATCGAAGGTGTCGATACATTGTATGGAACAGAACATCATATTATTCCTGACCGTATTGAAGCAGGCACATTTATGGTTGCAGCAGCAATTACAAAAGGCGATGTAACAATTGAAAACGCTGTTCCTGAGCATATGACAGCATTAATTGCAAAGATGCGTGAAATGGGTGTAGAAATTACGGAGCTAGATGAAGGCATCCGTGTAAGTGCTCCTAATACATTAAAAGCTGTCGATATTAAAACAATGCCACATCCAGGCTTCCCAACAGATATGCAATCTCAAATGATGGCATTGATGTTAACTGCTGAAGGTACGAGTATTATTACGGAAACGGTTTTCGAAAATCGTTTTATGCATGTTGAAGAATTCCGTCGCATGAATGCCGGCGCTAAAATAGAGGGACGTTCTGTGTTTATCGAAGGGCCTGTAAATCTTCAGGGTGCTGAAGTTATGGCGACTGATTTACGAGCTGCGGCTGCACTAATTTTAGCAGGTCTTGTATCTGAAGGTGTGACTAGAGTTACAAAACTTCATCACTTAGATCGTGGTTACGTTGATTTCCACGGCAAGTTAGCTTCACTTGGCGCAAATATTGAACGTGTACCAGCTGAAGATGTTATCATTCAAGAGAAATCAACAGTTGAATTACCAACAAACTAAATAGATTTCAAAACCCTTTGCTGAGTTGCAGAGGGTTTTTTCTTTATAGTATGTGAAAGTGAAGCGACAGCTACACCATATAAGAAGATGTTAGATCCTATTTTGGCGCTTTTTTAAGGTTCATCGGATGCCCCCAGGAAGCTTTGCTCTGTGCGAAAGCGAAGCGTCAGCGACAAATGTTTTCTGTAGCGAAAGCAAAGCGTCAACTACAAAGCGCCCAGCCGGAACGGAAATCGACCCCACGTTATGGTGAAGTGCCATTTTTAGATAGCCATCTCTAGTAATGTTTTCTCATGCGTACCGAAGCTTACTGCGCCCAGGTCCACATAATTTGAAGAGTTTGAGCATATTATTCCTTATGAAAAAATGGATAACGAGTATAGGCATAGTTTGTTTGATTGGAGCATTATATATGCTTCCTGTGGCATTTAGTG
Proteins encoded in this region:
- a CDS encoding ATP synthase subunit I, with the translated sequence MLDLHHIFAVQKRALFFLLALCALGWGFTPYQTVFAGIAIGAFFGTYNFWILVRRMEKFDRSISEGKKIGSLGTMLRFGSGVAAVALAISLPNYFHLISTVIGLMIPYVFLFVERIVSHVRNR
- the atpB gene encoding F0F1 ATP synthase subunit A gives rise to the protein MNHEAPLKTVDFGLFSLTFNLSTVMMLLVAALIVFLIAVISTRSLKLKPTGMQNFMEWIMDFVKNIIKSNMDWKTGGRFHILGITLIMFIAVSNLLGLPFSIIYDGTLWWKSPTADPTVTMTLAAMILVLTHYYGIKMRGTGNYVGTFFKPMSFMFPLKLVEEFANTLTLGLRLYGNIYAGEILLGLLAGLASTGAMGFIGAIVPTIAWQGFSIFIGFIQAFIFTMLTMVYMAHKVSDDH
- the atpE gene encoding F0F1 ATP synthase subunit C, which encodes MTGSLGLLAAAIAIGLGALGAGIGNGLIVSKTVEGIARQPEARGVLQTTMFIGVALVEALPIIAVVVAFIVMNK
- the atpF gene encoding F0F1 ATP synthase subunit B, whose amino-acid sequence is MFLDYLVLGSSTGGGFNSGDIVSTLVIFLVLMLLLKKFAWGPLMGIMQQREELVASEIEAAEKARKDSHQFLEEQKSLLKEARTEAQSIVESAKKQGEVQKEEILTVARNEANRLKESALREIESEKEKAIAAVRDEVVSLSVLAASKVLSKEISEADNRALIEETIAKAGEAR
- a CDS encoding F0F1 ATP synthase subunit delta; this translates as MSNSTVAKRYAQALFELAQQKNILAEVGADLNELTNVVKESPDFFTLLNAPKFSIERKKQMIAEIFAGATPEVLHTVQLLVEKKRVNEVKLIATAYAELAAQAQGIADATVFSTRALSAEENANISAAFAKLVGKQSLNITNEIDPSLLGGVRVQIGNHIYDSSVANKLERLKRELIG
- the atpA gene encoding F0F1 ATP synthase subunit alpha — translated: MGIKAEEISSLIKQQIENYESELKVSEVGTVIRIGDGIALAHGLDNAMAGELLEFSNGVMGMAQNLEEGNVGIVILGPYTDIKEGDEVRRTGRIMEVPVGEELIGRVVNPLGQPVDGQGPINTTKSRPIESPAFGVMARKSVHEPLQTGIKAIDALVPIGRGQRELIIGDRQTGKTSVAIDAILNQNDQNMICIYVAIGQKESTVRGVVETLRKNGALDYTIVVTASASQPAPLLFLAPLAGVSMAEEFMLQGKHVLIVYDDLSKQASAYRELSLLLRRPPGREAYPGDVFYLHSRLLERAAKLNETYQNGSITALPFVETQAGDISAYIPTNVISITDGQIFLQSDLFNSGVRPAINAGLSVSRVGGSAQIKAMKKVAGTLRLDLAAFRELESFAQFGSDLDKITLGKLERGKRTVEVLKQDLNKPLKVEKQVAILYALTKGHLDDIPVQDIVRFEGEFLSWLDTNHTNVLDHVRTTKELAPDADYVEAINAFKKTFAKSE
- the atpG gene encoding ATP synthase F1 subunit gamma, which gives rise to MVNLREIKGRITSTKSTKQITKAMQMVSSSKLRRAEQNAKAYVPYMEKIQDVVGAIASGTKDSGHPMLTARPVKKTAYLVIGSDRGLAGAYNSSILRQVQRTIDERHKSKDEYVILAVGRVVRDYFVKRDHNVISSVVALPDQPSFADIKEIARNAVGMFIDGTYDELYMYYNHFVSAIANEVTEKKLLPLTDLAPASSNASYEFEPSGEAILEVLLPQYAESLVYGALLDGKASEHASRMTAMKNATDNASDLISDLSLQYNRARQAAITQEITEIVGGAAALE
- the atpD gene encoding F0F1 ATP synthase subunit beta, giving the protein MNKGHVIQVMGPVVDVKFSNGQLPAIYNSLTVKIERPNEEPTILALEVALHLGDDSVRTIAMSSTDGLQRGAEVTDSGKAISVPVGEVTLGRVFNVLGEVIDLGEEIPADVRRDSIHREAPAFDELSTTVEILETGIKVVDLLAPYIKGGKIGLFGGAGVGKTVLIQELINNIAQEHSGISVFAGVGERTREGNDLFFEMSDSGVIKQTAMVFGQMNEPPGARMRVALTGLTMAEYFRDEQGADVLLFIDNIFRFTQAGSEVSALLGRMPSAVGYQPTLATEMGKLQERITSTNKGSVTSIQAIYVPADDYTDPAPATTFAHLDATTNLERKLSEMGIYPAVDPLASTSRALSPEIVGAEHYAIATGVQRTIQRYRELQDIIAILGMDELSDEDKQTVERARRIQFFLSQNFHVAEQFTGQKGSYVPVKETVRSFKEILDGKWDHLPEDAFRLVGSIDEVVEKAKSMGVEV
- a CDS encoding F0F1 ATP synthase subunit epsilon; protein product: MKTVLVNIVTPDGPVYDSEVSMVIAKTTSGEIGVLAGHIPMVAPLAIGAVKLKKENGSTEMVALSGGFIEVRPDKISILAPSAEIADNIDVKRAKEAVKRAEGRIQSKQDNIDFKRADLALKRALNRINVHEGNI
- a CDS encoding DUF1146 family protein — its product is MEIYEAIGQESLIGILSHIFFIAIAFYALQSLMLEKLFKKNKVFQIQLIYILLSITIGSAVSNFFLQISNWSGKLPYLF
- the murA gene encoding UDP-N-acetylglucosamine 1-carboxyvinyltransferase, which codes for MEKIIVTGGKKLQGKVRVEGAKNAVLPILAAALLASKGENVIKEVPNLADVFTINEVLKSLNAAVTYIPEDNTVYIDTTKELSSEAQFEFVSKMRASILVMGSLLARNGYARVALPGGCAIGSRPIELHLKGFEAMGAKISFGHGYVEAKADGGLKGANVYLDFPSVGATENIMTAAALAKGTTVIENAAKEPEIVDLANFINGMGGRIFGAGTNTIRIEGVDTLYGTEHHIIPDRIEAGTFMVAAAITKGDVTIENAVPEHMTALIAKMREMGVEITELDEGIRVSAPNTLKAVDIKTMPHPGFPTDMQSQMMALMLTAEGTSIITETVFENRFMHVEEFRRMNAGAKIEGRSVFIEGPVNLQGAEVMATDLRAAAALILAGLVSEGVTRVTKLHHLDRGYVDFHGKLASLGANIERVPAEDVIIQEKSTVELPTN